The proteins below are encoded in one region of Geobacter sp.:
- a CDS encoding DUF4157 domain-containing protein, which yields MQRQELHGLFGNIAQLQGVEEEEPLQGKFAALQRVEEEEPLQGRFAPVQRIEEEEPLQGKFASQATVQREEQPAARTNDTGLPDTLKTGIESLSGVSMDSVKVHYNSPQPAQLNALAYAQGSDIHVAPGQEQHLPHEAWHVVQQAQGRVQPTMQLKEGVPVNDDAGLEREADQMGEKAVQGKFGPDEARAHIITGNTVQCMTYTCPRIPKIAGWDPYNDKWPGSQGASRLWGAYASRGSDVKGTAQTLCDDVTKLTKALSDGQDMGHPHMVPQRMGGKGVIGNVRPWSQTFETNDWHGVLDNKIKDHFRDNVATGGNLYEDVETVDSHIYTESWLTPLRRRYDEAADNADRAKLGLYLAQIRTILDPVPDDAKVIASGATFQPAGITFTPPPLRMDKAKTALNTFNGGNLDNVQQDPLNAKPTLKHVQKLCDTDNMAEIKKLSSNVGDWEPEAWNYYLDWQTTPKKKN from the coding sequence ATGCAACGGCAAGAGCTGCACGGTCTGTTCGGCAACATAGCCCAGTTGCAGGGAGTGGAGGAAGAAGAACCGTTACAGGGTAAGTTTGCGGCGTTGCAACGGGTCGAGGAAGAAGAACCGCTGCAAGGCAGGTTTGCACCGGTACAGCGGATCGAGGAAGAAGAGCCGTTACAGGGGAAATTCGCCTCTCAAGCCACTGTCCAGCGGGAAGAGCAGCCCGCCGCCAGGACCAACGACACCGGCCTGCCGGACACGCTCAAGACCGGCATCGAATCGCTCTCCGGCGTATCCATGGATAGCGTCAAGGTCCATTACAACTCTCCCCAGCCCGCCCAGTTGAACGCACTCGCCTATGCCCAGGGAAGCGACATCCATGTGGCGCCGGGCCAGGAGCAACACCTCCCCCATGAGGCGTGGCACGTGGTGCAGCAGGCCCAGGGGCGGGTGCAGCCAACCATGCAGCTGAAGGAAGGTGTGCCGGTGAACGACGATGCAGGGCTGGAGCGCGAGGCGGATCAGATGGGGGAGAAAGCGGTGCAGGGGAAGTTCGGCCCGGATGAGGCGCGTGCACATATCATCACCGGCAACACCGTGCAATGCATGACCTACACCTGCCCGCGCATCCCCAAAATTGCCGGATGGGACCCGTACAACGACAAATGGCCCGGATCACAAGGGGCAAGTAGACTTTGGGGCGCTTATGCCAGCCGCGGCTCCGATGTGAAAGGTACCGCCCAGACATTGTGCGACGATGTGACCAAGCTGACGAAGGCTCTATCCGACGGCCAGGACATGGGGCATCCGCACATGGTACCGCAGAGGATGGGAGGAAAAGGGGTGATCGGCAACGTCAGACCCTGGTCCCAGACATTCGAGACCAACGACTGGCACGGAGTGCTCGACAACAAGATCAAGGATCATTTCCGGGACAACGTGGCCACGGGCGGCAATCTGTATGAGGATGTGGAGACCGTCGATTCGCACATCTATACGGAGTCATGGCTGACCCCTCTGCGCAGACGCTACGATGAAGCAGCCGACAATGCCGACCGCGCGAAACTGGGACTCTATCTCGCCCAGATAAGGACCATCCTGGACCCGGTCCCCGACGACGCCAAAGTCATCGCCTCGGGCGCGACCTTCCAACCCGCAGGTATCACCTTCACCCCGCCTCCCCTGAGAATGGACAAGGCGAAAACGGCGCTCAATACCTTCAACGGCGGCAACCTGGACAATGTCCAGCAGGACCCGCTCAATGCCAAACCTACTTTGAAACATGTGCAGAAGCTGTGCGACACCGACAACATGGCAGAGATCAAGAAACTGTCCTCGAATGTCGGTGATTGGGAGCCGGAGGCATGGAATTATTACCTGGACTGGCAA